The following proteins are encoded in a genomic region of Thioflexithrix psekupsensis:
- a CDS encoding proton-conducting transporter membrane subunit produces the protein MTDLIELINVATAFSFVFLCLTPLLLALAMVIREWRDVLIQWAPWAALPALLVAIIWMENSGQSFYFTWGLLGAEFGLDGSRRVFLGVTALLWLITGLFARIFMAQDKRLHQFFIFFLLSMAGNLGVIIAQDIISFYTFFALMSFSAYGLVIYRRYEDETVLQAGRIYLSFVIAGEMLLFAALLLMAHVAMVEGEPVFNLRKIAEAMVKSAEYQDIIIAFVLVGFGIKAGLFLFHVSLPITYQGLPVAAAMVMGGAMLHTGVLGWVQFLPLGQFDAPMWGSLLLLLGIVAVFYGVLVGLMQTQAQAVLAYSSISQIGLVVIMLGLGWHSAGNWGILQALLFTFLLHHTLTKGALFFGYGLLQIEMTKKQRLILLFSLAIPALMIVGAPLTTGIFIKTELKQIIAHHSVIGFDFLPLALSLSTITSSLLLLHFLRLASRLEMKTTIDFSLKSVLWIIWGIWLLGLLLAAIWLQSRSISLLSDTVLMESAVMLMIALLVFVLFLFLQKKYFISLRLEIPAGDIFWFIRYLSIKLGLNLFAIGQVFYAKWQVLWQNVLLSLQKVSILPTICLTYVEQRLLAWPVAGFLLLFLGLALWMAQFLSYQ, from the coding sequence ATGACTGATTTAATTGAACTGATTAATGTAGCTACTGCTTTTTCCTTTGTTTTTTTATGTTTAACTCCCTTATTATTGGCTTTAGCTATGGTGATTCGAGAATGGCGGGATGTGCTAATTCAATGGGCACCATGGGCGGCTTTGCCTGCATTATTGGTGGCGATAATTTGGATGGAAAATAGCGGCCAAAGTTTTTATTTCACATGGGGATTATTGGGAGCGGAATTTGGTTTAGATGGATCACGGCGCGTTTTTTTAGGTGTTACTGCGTTATTGTGGTTAATAACGGGTTTATTTGCCCGCATTTTTATGGCACAAGATAAGCGGTTACATCAGTTTTTTATTTTTTTCTTACTGAGTATGGCGGGTAATTTAGGCGTTATTATTGCTCAAGATATTATTAGTTTTTACACTTTCTTTGCTTTAATGAGTTTTTCTGCTTATGGTTTGGTCATTTATCGCCGTTATGAAGATGAAACGGTATTGCAAGCGGGACGGATTTATTTAAGTTTTGTGATTGCTGGAGAAATGTTATTATTTGCGGCATTATTATTAATGGCTCATGTGGCAATGGTTGAGGGTGAACCAGTATTTAATTTGAGAAAAATAGCCGAAGCAATGGTGAAATCAGCAGAATATCAAGATATTATTATTGCTTTTGTGTTGGTGGGATTTGGAATTAAAGCGGGTTTATTTTTATTTCATGTCAGTTTGCCGATCACCTATCAGGGATTGCCCGTTGCGGCGGCGATGGTGATGGGAGGAGCAATGTTACATACGGGGGTATTGGGTTGGGTGCAATTCTTGCCTCTGGGTCAGTTTGACGCGCCTATGTGGGGATCATTGTTGTTGCTACTGGGTATCGTCGCTGTGTTTTATGGCGTGCTGGTCGGTTTAATGCAGACACAGGCACAAGCAGTTTTGGCTTATTCTAGTATTAGTCAGATCGGTTTAGTGGTTATTATGCTGGGTTTAGGCTGGCATTCGGCAGGAAATTGGGGAATATTGCAGGCATTATTATTCACTTTTCTTTTGCATCATACTTTAACTAAAGGCGCGTTATTTTTTGGTTATGGTTTGTTGCAGATAGAAATGACGAAAAAGCAACGCTTAATTCTATTATTTTCTCTGGCAATTCCTGCGTTAATGATTGTCGGCGCACCATTGACTACTGGAATTTTTATCAAAACAGAATTAAAACAAATAATTGCTCATCATTCAGTGATTGGATTTGATTTTTTACCCTTAGCATTAAGCCTTTCTACCATAACCAGTAGTTTGTTATTACTGCACTTTTTACGTTTGGCAAGTCGCCTTGAAATGAAAACAACCATTGATTTTTCTTTAAAAAGTGTGTTGTGGATAATTTGGGGAATTTGGTTATTGGGATTATTATTGGCTGCCATCTGGTTACAATCTCGTTCTATTTCGCTATTATCTGATACAGTGTTAATGGAAAGTGCAGTGATGTTGATGATTGCACTCCTTGTTTTTGTTTTATTCTTATTTTTACAAAAAAAATATTTTATTTCTTTGCGCCTTGAGATACCTGCGGGGGATATATTTTGGTTTATTCGTTATCTCAGTATTAAATTGGGTTTAAATTTATTTGCAATAGGGCAGGTTTTTTATGCAAAATGGCAAGTGTTATGGCAAAATGTTTTATTATCATTGCAAAAGGTCTCGATTTTGCCTACGATTTGCTTAACTTATGTGGAACAACGTTTGTTGGCTTGGCCAGTCGCGGGATTTTTATTATTGTTTTTGGGATTGGCACTTTGGATGGCACAGTTTTTATCTTATCAATAG
- a CDS encoding energy transducer TonB, translated as MSASLSIERLMTALFLSLVLHVFIINAVGFNFVLPNQTQQHSMQVILVQKSTPSEPNKADFLAQSNSEGSGSNDTPERPSTPLVAPFPDPHAREIATPPPPELARAEEMPETQVLTQRESAPEFVVEQHESITEIEDAQYADGDAERSTLLTEKLPTTLIQQSLANYASMQAELDEKFNDYSKRTREKRISPSTKEYKYAAYMDEWRRKVEQIGNSNYPEEARKQNLTGRLVLEVGLNVRGGVESVAVKKSSGHPLLDQAAKRIVYLASPYAPFPASIKQDIDTLYITGTWRFIQDGLSALVESN; from the coding sequence ATGTCTGCTTCTCTTAGTATTGAACGTTTAATGACAGCGTTATTTTTATCATTAGTGTTGCATGTTTTTATTATTAATGCAGTGGGTTTTAATTTTGTTTTGCCGAATCAAACGCAACAACATTCAATGCAGGTAATTTTGGTGCAGAAAAGTACGCCTTCTGAGCCGAATAAAGCCGATTTTTTGGCGCAATCTAACAGCGAAGGCAGCGGCAGCAATGATACCCCTGAACGTCCCTCTACGCCGTTGGTTGCGCCGTTTCCTGACCCTCATGCCCGCGAAATCGCCACGCCTCCGCCCCCTGAATTGGCACGGGCTGAGGAAATGCCTGAAACACAGGTGTTGACTCAACGCGAATCTGCGCCCGAATTTGTGGTAGAACAACACGAGTCTATTACGGAAATCGAAGATGCACAATATGCGGATGGTGACGCAGAACGCAGCACTTTATTAACCGAAAAATTACCCACGACATTAATACAACAATCTTTGGCTAATTACGCCAGTATGCAAGCAGAATTAGATGAAAAATTTAATGATTATTCTAAACGCACCAGAGAAAAACGCATTTCTCCCAGCACTAAAGAATATAAATATGCCGCTTATATGGATGAATGGCGCAGAAAAGTCGAACAAATTGGTAACTCTAATTATCCTGAAGAAGCCCGCAAGCAAAATTTGACCGGGCGATTGGTATTAGAAGTGGGATTGAACGTGCGTGGAGGTGTAGAAAGCGTGGCTGTTAAGAAATCATCAGGGCATCCTTTGTTAGATCAAGCCGCAAAAAGAATTGTTTATTTAGCCAGTCCTTATGCCCCTTTTCCTGCGTCTATTAAACAGGATATTGATACACTTTACATTACGGGAACATGGCGATTTATTCAAGATGGTTTAAGTGCTTTGGTGGAGTCAAATTAG
- a CDS encoding HlyD family type I secretion periplasmic adaptor subunit, producing MYQKRVIQHTRPSYYSHLILWMSLLLMTLISVWAYHAELDEVTRGYGRVIPSSHLQVVQNLEGGIIAELNVKAGDIVEKDQVLLRIDDTRFASSYRESQLKAVDLEARLARLQAESQEKKFTIPKSLNAEQKIAFEREYQLYQSRQQTLQANLDVLNQQKQQRELEVKELKTRRTQIQNNQKLIQKELNITEPLVKKGVMSEIDLLRLQRENTTLRGDLETINASIPRVEAGVREVVQKIVEARSNFRNQAVRELNELQLEASQLSESSETLKDRVVRTAVRSPVRGTVKQVKMTTIGGVVQPGMDLVEIVPLEDSLLVEARVRPADIAFLRPGLAAMVKLTAYDFSIYGGLTAHLEHISADSLLDERGDSYFLIRVRTEKNYLNHLQQSLPIMPGMTAQVDILTGKKTVWSYLLKPIHRAWHNALQER from the coding sequence ATGTACCAAAAACGTGTGATTCAACACACTCGCCCATCTTATTATAGCCATTTGATTTTATGGATGAGTTTATTATTGATGACGCTCATCAGTGTCTGGGCTTATCATGCCGAATTAGATGAAGTCACACGAGGTTATGGGCGCGTGATTCCTTCAAGTCATTTGCAAGTGGTGCAAAATTTAGAAGGTGGCATTATTGCTGAATTAAATGTTAAAGCGGGCGATATTGTGGAAAAAGATCAAGTTTTATTACGTATTGACGATACTCGTTTTGCTTCTTCTTATCGAGAAAGTCAATTAAAAGCAGTCGATTTAGAAGCCCGTTTAGCCCGTTTGCAAGCAGAATCACAAGAAAAAAAATTTACTATTCCCAAATCACTTAATGCAGAACAAAAAATTGCTTTTGAACGCGAATATCAACTCTATCAATCTCGACAACAAACTTTACAAGCCAATTTAGATGTTTTAAATCAACAAAAACAACAGCGGGAATTAGAAGTTAAAGAATTAAAAACCCGCCGCACTCAAATACAAAATAACCAAAAATTAATCCAGAAAGAACTTAACATCACCGAACCTTTAGTGAAAAAAGGCGTGATGTCAGAAATTGATCTCTTGCGTTTACAGAGAGAAAACACCACATTACGAGGCGATTTGGAAACCATTAATGCCAGCATTCCGCGAGTTGAAGCGGGTGTGCGCGAAGTGGTGCAAAAGATTGTAGAAGCCCGCTCAAATTTTCGCAATCAAGCTGTGCGCGAACTAAATGAATTACAATTAGAGGCTTCACAACTCAGTGAATCCAGCGAGACCCTGAAAGATCGCGTGGTGCGCACGGCGGTGCGTTCTCCCGTGCGTGGAACGGTCAAGCAAGTGAAAATGACCACCATTGGTGGGGTGGTACAGCCCGGTATGGATTTGGTCGAAATCGTGCCGTTAGAGGACTCTTTGCTGGTAGAAGCGCGGGTACGTCCAGCCGACATTGCTTTTTTGCGGCCGGGTTTGGCGGCGATGGTGAAATTAACCGCTTATGATTTCTCTATTTACGGCGGATTAACGGCACATTTAGAACATATTAGTGCAGACAGTTTATTAGATGAACGGGGAGATTCTTATTTTTTAATTCGGGTGCGTACTGAAAAAAATTATCTTAATCATTTACAGCAATCATTACCGATTATGCCCGGAATGACAGCACAAGTTGACATTTTAACGGGTAAAAAAACGGTGTGGTCTTATTTACTAAAACCCATTCATCGTGCATGGCATAATGCGTTACAAGAACGTTGA
- a CDS encoding complex I subunit 5 family protein, giving the protein MNFDNWLPIIVLATSLVPAILIFMLAETRHFARTILNLLAALLKIIFVGMMLNGVFNEKEEYYSSFNLVPGITFAFQADALAMLFITLSSILWLITTVYAIGYLENAPHRSRFFGFFSLCVASTMGISMADNLFTFFIFYELLTLSTYPLVVHRGTEKAINAGGLYLRYTITSGAVLLIAIIWLYSITGTQDFAEQGIMKNVGEDHYFALTIIFILFLLAFGVKAALVPLHGWLPQAMVAPAPVSALLHAVAVVKAGAFGIVRVVYDIYGVHFAHDLGVLVLLTVLASITIIYGSIRALFQDDLKKRLAFSTVSQVSYIALGVSLFGPLGIIGGVVHLVHQGIMKITLFFCAGNFAETLGIHKVSEMQGIGKKMPLTMGAFTIGAMGMIGVPPVAGFVSKWYLGMGALEANMDWVIGVLIISSLLNAAYFLPILYTAWFKPMRQEWPHEVKFGRHETALMLLFPPLITAALSLLAGLLAFAPFSPLTWASLISNREFY; this is encoded by the coding sequence GTGAATTTTGATAATTGGTTACCTATTATAGTTTTGGCAACTTCTTTAGTGCCTGCTATTTTAATTTTTATGTTGGCTGAAACGCGGCATTTTGCCAGAACTATTCTTAATTTATTGGCTGCTTTATTAAAAATAATTTTTGTGGGTATGATGCTGAATGGTGTGTTTAATGAAAAAGAAGAATATTATAGTAGTTTTAATTTAGTACCGGGCATCACATTTGCTTTTCAGGCTGATGCTTTGGCAATGTTATTTATTACTTTGTCTTCAATTCTTTGGTTAATTACTACGGTTTATGCGATTGGTTATTTAGAAAATGCGCCGCATCGAAGTCGTTTTTTTGGTTTCTTTAGTTTATGTGTGGCTTCGACAATGGGCATTTCAATGGCAGATAATTTATTTACTTTCTTTATTTTCTACGAATTGTTAACGCTTTCAACTTATCCATTGGTGGTGCATCGCGGTACAGAAAAAGCTATTAATGCAGGCGGATTATATTTGCGCTATACCATTACCAGCGGTGCAGTTTTATTAATTGCAATTATTTGGTTATATAGCATTACAGGAACTCAAGATTTTGCTGAACAAGGCATTATGAAAAATGTGGGAGAAGATCATTATTTTGCTTTAACCATTATTTTTATTTTATTTCTACTTGCTTTTGGCGTAAAAGCGGCGTTAGTGCCTTTGCACGGTTGGTTGCCGCAGGCAATGGTTGCGCCTGCGCCTGTGAGTGCCTTATTGCATGCGGTGGCGGTGGTAAAAGCGGGGGCATTTGGCATTGTGCGGGTAGTTTATGATATTTATGGGGTTCATTTTGCCCATGATTTGGGTGTTTTGGTGTTATTAACGGTATTGGCTTCTATCACGATTATTTACGGTTCAATACGGGCTTTATTTCAAGATGATTTAAAGAAACGTTTGGCGTTTTCTACGGTTAGTCAAGTGTCTTATATTGCGTTAGGTGTTTCTCTGTTTGGCCCTTTGGGAATTATCGGTGGCGTGGTGCATTTGGTGCATCAGGGCATTATGAAAATTACTTTGTTTTTTTGCGCGGGTAATTTTGCCGAAACATTAGGCATTCATAAAGTCAGTGAAATGCAAGGCATAGGGAAAAAAATGCCTTTAACAATGGGTGCATTTACCATAGGCGCAATGGGAATGATTGGCGTGCCGCCTGTGGCTGGATTTGTCAGTAAATGGTATTTGGGAATGGGCGCATTAGAAGCCAATATGGATTGGGTCATTGGGGTTTTAATTATAAGCAGTTTATTAAATGCGGCTTATTTTTTACCTATTTTATATACGGCTTGGTTTAAGCCAATGCGTCAAGAATGGCCTCACGAAGTTAAATTCGGCCGTCATGAAACGGCATTAATGTTATTATTCCCGCCGTTAATAACTGCGGCGTTGTCTTTATTAGCGGGTTTATTAGCCTTTGCTCCTTTCAGTCCTTTGACTTGGGCAAGTTTAATTTCTAACCGTGAATTTTATTAA
- a CDS encoding arylesterase: MLNKIIAFIFMVYFIPVGAENQTAPTILIIGDSLSAGYGMKAEESWPHLLQKKLQEQKSSYRVINDSISGNTTHNGLSRLPDSLKQYQPDIVILQLGGNDGLRGLSLKQMRDNFIQMIEKIQNQGAKLLLLGIKIPPNYGAAYTERFEAIFLELAEQYKLPFEAFFLAGVADNPELMQSDDIHPNAAAQPIMLNNIWQVLEPLLSD; the protein is encoded by the coding sequence ATGTTGAATAAAATTATCGCATTTATTTTTATGGTTTATTTTATCCCCGTAGGAGCGGAAAATCAAACCGCACCAACGATTTTAATTATAGGCGACAGTTTAAGTGCAGGTTACGGCATGAAAGCGGAGGAAAGTTGGCCGCATTTACTGCAAAAAAAATTGCAAGAACAAAAAAGTTCTTACCGTGTTATTAACGACAGCATTAGCGGAAATACTACGCATAATGGTTTATCTCGTTTGCCTGATTCATTAAAACAATATCAACCTGATATTGTTATTTTGCAATTGGGAGGAAATGATGGATTGCGCGGATTAAGTTTAAAACAGATGCGTGACAATTTTATTCAGATGATTGAAAAAATTCAGAATCAAGGCGCAAAACTGCTTTTATTAGGAATAAAAATTCCCCCTAATTATGGTGCTGCTTATACTGAAAGATTTGAAGCTATTTTTCTTGAATTAGCAGAACAATATAAACTGCCATTTGAGGCTTTTTTTCTGGCGGGTGTTGCTGATAACCCTGAGTTAATGCAAAGTGATGATATTCATCCTAATGCCGCAGCTCAACCAATTATGTTAAATAATATATGGCAGGTATTAGAGCCATTATTATCAGATTAA
- a CDS encoding RloB domain-containing protein has protein sequence MPREKTPTTRQQEPIDRFRYIIIIAEGEKKEPDYFNELKRFVKKQLTDSRI, from the coding sequence ATGCCCAGAGAAAAAACACCAACCACGCGCCAGCAAGAACCTATAGATCGTTTTAGATATATCATTATTATTGCTGAGGGTGAAAAAAAAGAGCCAGATTATTTTAATGAGCTAAAAAGATTTGTTAAGAAACAATTGACGGATAGCAGAATTTAA
- a CDS encoding complex I subunit 5 family protein, translating to MDILTGSATALVMMPLLAAVLIFLLGSRFLKGLFFLTLLILWSSLYPLTQAVWQQSILIFKLGNWGMPLGIEWRIDGLSLFMLWLSVVVGSAISGYALSYFSQYKDKYKAELFWPLWLLLWSGLNGLFLSADIFNLYVTLEILTLAAVPLIVLSGGLTAMQAGMRYLMIALLASALYLLGVALLYASYGTLDLYLLSERIELTPLTMTAIMLLVLGLLTKSALFPLHFWLPPAHAGAPAPVSALLSALVVKATLYLLIRLWLYLIPNTVLPSMGFLLGLLGAMAIIWGSLQALRQTRLKLIIAYSTVAQLGYMFLLFPLVLEMDSPISLMAWQGGLYQMLTHGFAKAALFMAAGNLLYALKTDELSELKGRMQAYPLTLFALALAGVSIMGMPPSGGFVAKWLLLNAAFSSAQWWLVTVILIGGLLSASYMFRVLRYAFINPNLNSPKLDALTPLPRTMELLPLILAAISIILGFISYQPLAVLEMGSPFVTGSIKQ from the coding sequence ATGGATATTTTAACGGGATCGGCTACTGCATTAGTCATGATGCCTTTATTGGCGGCGGTGCTTATTTTTTTATTGGGTTCTCGTTTTTTAAAGGGCTTATTTTTTTTAACATTGCTTATTTTATGGAGCAGTTTATATCCATTAACGCAAGCGGTTTGGCAACAATCTATTCTGATTTTTAAATTAGGTAATTGGGGGATGCCATTAGGGATTGAATGGCGTATTGATGGGTTAAGTTTATTTATGCTGTGGCTTAGTGTTGTGGTCGGCAGTGCTATTAGTGGGTATGCTTTATCCTATTTCAGCCAATATAAAGATAAGTATAAAGCAGAATTATTTTGGCCATTGTGGTTATTATTATGGAGTGGTTTGAATGGTTTATTTTTGTCCGCAGATATTTTTAATTTATATGTCACGTTAGAAATTTTAACGCTGGCGGCCGTGCCATTAATTGTGTTAAGTGGTGGCTTGACGGCTATGCAGGCGGGAATGCGTTATTTAATGATAGCATTATTGGCTTCTGCATTGTATTTATTGGGTGTGGCATTATTATATGCTTCTTATGGAACATTAGATTTATATTTGCTGAGTGAACGAATAGAATTAACACCATTGACCATGACAGCTATTATGCTGTTGGTATTAGGATTATTAACGAAATCAGCACTTTTTCCTTTACATTTTTGGTTGCCACCAGCTCATGCGGGCGCGCCTGCACCGGTGAGTGCATTATTGTCTGCATTAGTGGTGAAGGCCACTCTTTATTTACTTATTCGTTTATGGCTATATTTAATTCCAAATACGGTTTTACCGTCTATGGGTTTCTTACTGGGTTTATTAGGTGCAATGGCAATTATTTGGGGGTCATTACAGGCATTGCGTCAAACTCGTTTAAAATTAATTATTGCTTATTCTACAGTGGCACAATTGGGTTATATGTTTTTGTTATTTCCTTTGGTATTAGAAATGGACAGCCCTATCAGTTTAATGGCATGGCAAGGGGGCTTATATCAGATGTTGACGCATGGTTTTGCTAAAGCGGCATTATTTATGGCTGCGGGTAATTTATTATATGCCTTAAAAACAGATGAATTAAGCGAATTAAAAGGCAGAATGCAAGCCTATCCTTTAACTTTATTTGCTTTAGCATTAGCAGGGGTGAGTATTATGGGAATGCCGCCCAGTGGTGGATTTGTGGCTAAATGGTTATTATTAAATGCAGCATTTTCTAGTGCGCAATGGTGGTTAGTGACAGTGATATTAATAGGTGGCTTATTATCGGCCAGTTATATGTTTAGAGTATTGCGTTATGCGTTTATTAATCCCAATCTTAATTCACCTAAATTAGACGCTTTAACTCCATTACCGAGAACGATGGAATTATTACCCCTGATTTTAGCGGCTATATCGATTATATTGGGATTTATTAGTTATCAACCTTTAGCGGTGCTAGAAATGGGTAGCCCATTTGTAACAGGGAGTATAAAACAGTGA
- a CDS encoding AAA family ATPase, giving the protein MLIRFTVENFLSFNQRVDFNLLASEEENHPHHVVNFSQAQSRKILRTSIIYGANASGKSNLIKAMSFAQKMIVEGIEKSQNIPLIPFRLNESNYNKPSRFEFEFYVANKAYAYGFILNKQRVVEEWLFDINQTEEVSIFERREQLIGFDYKHPLFENISEEDKQRLEFEAKGTRANLLFLTNCAERNIKRFHLFYHWFQEKLSIIFPHSENLLLHLLSSMDNDFFNQTLRFFDFGISELHFEPLALEKDREMPYQIKEKIKSSFPYGSGQVQFISYSDCNYLIKESSEYILDAFKIFTVRTNAENKKILFELFEESDGTRRIINLMPILMRLRENDTTIIIDELERSLHALLSYKLFELVLNHGAFNSHHSQLIATTHEVNLLDIKQLFRKDEIWFVEKDNLQQSMLYSMTDAAVEELNVVNGYLKGRFGGIPFIADIETLGWKV; this is encoded by the coding sequence ATGTTGATTCGTTTTACTGTAGAAAATTTTTTATCTTTTAACCAAAGAGTTGATTTCAACTTACTCGCCAGTGAAGAAGAAAATCATCCGCATCACGTGGTGAATTTTTCTCAAGCACAATCGCGTAAAATTTTGCGAACTTCTATTATTTATGGAGCTAATGCGTCGGGTAAATCTAATTTAATTAAAGCCATGTCTTTTGCGCAAAAAATGATTGTTGAAGGCATAGAAAAATCACAAAATATTCCATTAATTCCTTTTCGCCTCAATGAAAGTAATTACAATAAACCCAGTCGGTTTGAATTTGAATTTTATGTGGCAAATAAGGCTTATGCTTATGGTTTTATTCTAAATAAGCAGCGAGTCGTGGAAGAGTGGTTATTTGATATTAATCAAACAGAGGAAGTTTCTATTTTTGAACGCAGAGAACAATTGATTGGTTTTGATTATAAACACCCTTTATTTGAAAATATTTCTGAGGAAGATAAACAACGCTTAGAATTTGAAGCCAAAGGCACGCGAGCTAATTTATTATTTTTAACCAATTGTGCTGAGAGAAATATTAAACGCTTTCATTTATTTTATCATTGGTTTCAAGAAAAATTATCCATTATTTTTCCTCACTCAGAAAATTTATTATTACATTTATTGTCTAGTATGGATAATGATTTTTTCAATCAGACTTTACGCTTTTTTGATTTTGGTATTAGTGAGCTTCATTTTGAGCCATTGGCTTTAGAAAAAGACCGAGAAATGCCTTATCAAATAAAAGAAAAAATTAAATCCAGTTTTCCTTATGGTAGCGGCCAAGTGCAGTTTATATCTTATTCGGATTGCAATTATTTAATCAAAGAAAGTAGCGAATATATTTTAGACGCATTTAAAATTTTTACAGTAAGAACTAATGCGGAAAATAAAAAAATTCTTTTTGAATTGTTTGAAGAATCTGACGGCACACGGCGAATTATTAATTTAATGCCTATTCTTATGCGTCTGCGAGAAAATGACACTACAATTATTATTGATGAATTAGAAAGAAGTTTACATGCTTTATTGAGTTATAAACTATTTGAACTGGTGTTAAATCATGGTGCGTTTAATTCCCATCACAGCCAATTAATTGCCACCACACATGAAGTTAATTTGCTGGACATTAAGCAGTTATTTAGAAAAGATGAGATTTGGTTTGTAGAAAAAGATAATCTACAACAATCTATGCTTTATTCAATGACAGATGCCGCAGTGGAAGAATTGAATGTGGTCAATGGTTATTTAAAAGGTCGTTTTGGTGGTATCCCTTTTATTGCGGACATTGAAACTTTGGGGTGGAAAGTATAA